The genome window TCCATACCTGCAGAGTTTAAACCTTCAGAATAAAGTAACACTTATAATCTTTTTGAATATTGCTAATGGTTGGCCCATCCACTTTGTATTGACTTACGGACTTGCAAGAGTGGCCTAGCGGTCAATAAAGTAGTTGAAAACCACGGGGGATCAAGGTCCAACTTCCAACAGGGATAAGAAATTTCTTTTCATTTACCTAAACCTTGGTTGGCACAGttttgaaggggagccttggagtaACTAGTAAAGTTGTTGAGGAGGCCACGGGTTCAAGCCGTCGAAAtggcctcttgcagaaatgcagggtaaggctgagtacaatagacccttgtggtctggcccttccccggaccccgcacaTAGCGGGTGCTTAGTGCACCGAGCTGCACTTTTTGGTTGGCACAGTTTATCCGGTGCATTCAAGCAGGCTGAGACGCCACCTTTATCAAACAAAAAGAGTACACTGTCCAAAGATCCAGAAGACTTATTCAAAGGTTTCAGCTAATGCATGAACTTCAGAATCCATAACTCTTagcatttcttttttcttttatttcatagAGTGAGTAATCATGATTTAACATTTACCATTTTCATATGATCTGTGATTGATCCAACATATATTAGATTTAAGTTAGGAAAAGTGCCATCAGATGCAGATATCTAAGTATTTTTAGCTGACTTCCATTTAAAACATAATTATTACTAATGAATCTTGAAGAACATAAAGCTGAAAGTATACTCCTACCCATTCCACCAGAATCAAGAGATCCACTCCAAATGCTGCTTTACTACTGCTTCTTCCACTTATGATCTCAAGTAGAAGAACTCCAAAACTGTAGACATCGGCCTTCTTTGTGAGTTGTCCAAACAAGGCATACTCGGGAGCAAGATATCCTCTGCAACACATGAGAAGATCAATAAACAATAAGACAGGAAACACGTTATTGAAATGAAATTAAATGGAACTCACACTGTTCCTGCCACTTGCGTACTAAGATGAGTCACATTTTCAGGGAAAAGCTTTGCCAGACCAAAATCGCCAATTTTAGGTTGAAGGTTTTCATCAATAAGGACATTACTGGCCTTAATATCTCGATGAACAATTGGTGGTGTTGCTTCCTCATGAAGAAATGCTAAACCAGATGCTGTACCTAAAATTATAGCAACTCTCTTGGGCCAATCCAGGGCAACACGTTTACCTTTAGAACCTGCAATGATAATTTACACATTGGTGGTTAGCCATGCACTTGGATTTACATTCCTTGAGAAAATGAAATACGGCCAAGGTtttattggaaacagcctctctatctccACAAGGTAGGGTTGAGAAAAtgaaatacaaaataataaatctcAGATAACTTCCAAGAACATTTTCAACGGCTCAAGTCCAACTGTCAAGATATTATTGCCCCCTTGGGTTTTAAACTCAATAAAGGAATTCTTGTTCCCGCCTTATATGGCTAACTTTCCATCCCATTCCAATGTGGGATTTTCCAAAGGCAAGCTTCATATGGAACCCCTGACAAGTTCAATCGCTATTACATTTTCTGCTAATCAACCATATCTTCATGAATTGTAATGGGAACCCATACGTTCAACTAGTATATGTTCCATTTGGTTCAGAATGAGTTTTCTAACTTTGTGAAAATTACCAAGTAAAGCACAGGCAAGGCTGTTATTCTCCAAGTATTCATATATCAACATTCTATTGCCACTCTCAACACAACAACCAATCAACTGAACAAGATTTGGATGTCGAGTATCTGAAATAATATTAATCTCTGTCAACAATTCCTTGGTCCCTTGTTTTGATTCAGCAGAGAGACATTTAATGGCAACACGACTTCCATCTCTCAAAACTCCCTACATTTATAGAACAAAGTTGCATAAGTACAGACTTACTCTAATGAAGCATATAACACAGAGTGTAAATTACTTAAAAAATTTGACTTATAAGTATATGATATCAATGTATTTTTAGTTGTAGCAAGTATTAATCCGCCTTATTTTCTAACTTACTAATCCCATTTTTTATAGACAGTTACTTGGAGTTATCTTTTTAGGGTAATTTTGATATTGCAAAAAAATTTACCTTATAAACAACTCCAAAACCGCCACCTCCTATCTTGTTAGATGGATGGAAGTGTCCTGTTGCTGATCTCAATGAGTTATATGAAAAAAGCCTCACATTGTTGGTGGCAAGCTCTAAACAATTTGAACATAAGAAGAATGTGAAATTCTCAAAACTGGATATAAAAAAGCACAATATAATCAAAAGAATTACTCCTAAGACTCTGTAACCATTCAAACCATACAATTTAGTTGCACAAAAGATATAGAAAAACATTTCTTTAGTGTTTTATGTCCTATAGGAAGCATTCAACATCCGAAAATTTAGGCCAATTTTAGCATAGAAATGAAATGGCCATATATTTACAAATTAAAATTCTCAAGCAGTAATAAGATCTAGACTTAGAATCTAAATCCCAACTCAGGCTCGAGCATCGGAAATGGAGAAACACATAGTAGGCAGGGCTACTCCTTTACTAGCACCACACAACTCGAATCTGAAATAGTCAGATCAGTGAGTTTTGGATATCGGATTGGACAAAGGGAAATTCAGAAATTCGGAGAGGACAAGTTTTGAATAAGTTACTTtgtaaacaaacaaacaaacaaacaaaaagaaaaattggATTTCCTTTCTCTGAAGCTCACACATAATAACATGAGAGAAAAAGATGAAGATAGGGAAAAACAGGACAGGATCTACTACAATTCTAGCAGTTTGATGGCTTTTAGAGTTTTCAATTAATTCTAAATAGCAAAAAATCAGGCTGGGAAATTAAGAGAAAAGTAGTTACCATGATGTCACTAAGAAAAATCTTGAAAGACACAAAATAAGAGTTATGACTGTTGTTACCTTGGACTTGAGTCTCTCTATTGTTCTTACATGATTGAAAAGCACCAAAGCAACTCCAATCCATTGCTGAATAATTCAAACTTTCTAGTCCTTCTATATTATCACCTATCTCTGCAAAATTCACCAAAtatagaaaaagaaagagaataaCATAAAAATCAACAATAGGAGATTCACTCAAATGGGACAATATCAAAATTTAGAGACTAATACTGTACCTGATTTCTTGGTGTGTTCGAAAATCCCAAGCCATTAGTGCGAAGAGAGTATAAACAAAAGCATGCTGAAGGCCATATGTAACTTTATAGTAGTTGCTATTATATAGATAAATTTATATACTTTGTACCTGGTATTAAATGCTAGTATTAATTAAATGTATTTATAGTAACTTGTAAGAGAGGGAGTTAATACAAAATGAGAGGGGTTGGCTAACAAGAAGGTGAATAAAAGAGAGAAGCTGCTATTGATGTTGACTTTGTATTTTCTTTTTacatcttttttttctttagtaTATTTCAAGAAGAGAAATGGattttactttctttttgttGACAAGGAGCTTAAATAGTCTACTATATATAACAGTATGTTGAAATCTTTATCAGGATAGAAAAGCAATAGAATTGGTCCACCTAAAAAGAAGGTCATTTTCAACTACCATCTTACTTTCTGTACCTCTTGTGGTGTTAGGTAGAAGGAACACTATTCAACATATTTggcatttatttttatttcaagatTTAAATTTCATTAGTGTAATAGGAGTACTTAttttatacaaataatataaagtaataaattagtcaaattaaTATCTTAGACTCTTGTATCCAATCAAATAGTATatgattatataaaataaaatggatgaaatatttaaatttaaataaataaaaacaaaagaagCATTCAAAGCGGAGAACGCGCAGAGGAAGTATTACGTAATTGCTCTATTTTCAGCCATAAGCTTCTtaatctttattttaaaaaaaaaaaaagaatcattCTTTTAGTGGGTTGAGCGACCACATATCTACATATAATATGCATGCCGTGCAAATCAAGATGTAATGTTGGAATAAACCTTTCTTTTTTTCATATACTATACTCTTTTATCAAAATCTCTCACGAAATTAAATCTTGACTTGTGATAGTAATTAAGCCAAAAAAGTCAATACACGCTATAACCTTTTTTTCCCGTAGTGTTAAAATCTTTAGGTTATAAACACAAGTTGTTAAATTAAGTAAAAGAGTTAGGTTCTAACATAAATGTGGTATTGTTTTTATGATTAAAGGACACTTTTTGATCCGAGTtcaatctttcaataactccatgAGCAAATGAACAATAATATATAGTAGAAAGGGAACTTCAAGTGAcatgaaattttattttcttaagtaCATTTTTCTTTTCATGAGGAAAACTTTTTATATATGAGCACAGTAATCAAGAATCTGTACTCGAGCATACCATTAGTCTTTTTCAGAATGAAGAAAGATGTCAAATTCTAAGAGCATGTCTGGATTTTGGAAAGCCACAAGGAAAATGGATTTAAGTGTAATTGTGTGTAATTACACATATTGGTATGTTTATTGGGCCAAATAAATGCTTGGCTAGTGGGAAATTTGATGTAATTAGAAGGGAGTAATTACACTGCAAAATTCTCAAAGAGAAATAAAAAATTGGGTATAATTATAATTACATCATGTAATTACAAGGCAACGTTTCAAATATCCATTTTAATCAGGGAAAACAAATCAAGCAAATCATTTCTACTGCAAACTTCTTCGCAACGTGTTGATCGATTATGTACACTATCTGATAGTTAAATATATTTACAAAAATACTTGGGCCTAGTTTTGTGCTGATTATGTACAGacaaaaatttgggagattttcattaCTAGCAGGCTTTTGAAGAGATATCACAGATGATTAGCATGAGCTAATGATTAACAAGTAGTAGCAGTAAGATATACATATAGCAATTTCCTTTCGATTCAAATATGGTATAATATCTATACCAAGCTTGCTTGTaggcggattcaggatttaaatcttatgggttcaacttttaaagtttttagcattgaatccattatatttttaaacttatgggttcatatctactatttttttataattttaatgaatttttacacataaatttttactctgtgtcaaaagttatgggttcaattgaactcagTGATACTACACTACATCCGCCATTGCTTGTAAAGAGAAACGGTGTTAACATATTTAATATATTTCCTAATTTTTCGATGTAAACCATTCTTCCATAACATACTTAAATGGTAATATTTTCCCTATTTTGTCGTCGAAAACCAATCCATTTCATAACAGATATTTTTCTTTCCATACATGGACTCTTTTATAAAACGTAATCCGAGCAAAATTATACttattatgtataaaatattctGTTATTATATCTTTATGTAGGATATATTATagcatttatatatttatttgtttACCATATATATTGTGTATGTTCAAAGAATAAAAGACATATATTTCGTGAAAAATATAATGTATATGtggtatatatatacatatatgtatagtaTAATATTCGTACATAATAACGTGACATATTTTGTTTCTATATACATATTATaccaaattattaaaaaaaaatagaaaaaagtacCAACTATATATTATACCAAGTATAAACCATTAATTATTACACCCATAATTATGTTTCATTTTTTTGGCCCACTCGGTAGTTGAAGCCTATCGTATATTTATACATAAGGAATAAAGATggtatatatataagtatataaatattattttttattactgTTTTGTACATAtaatgtatattgagtaataaataATATACTCCTcacatatataaaatatatatatatatatatatatatatatatatatatatatatatatatatatatatatgtgtcaaatatacataaaatatattcAGATTTCATTAAATATACATAAATACATAACACATACACCGAATATGTAGAGAATTTTACGTTTTTAAATAATTATACGTCAAATATATGCTATATACATAAAAAGATATGCATATATTATGCATTTGTCTTTGACAGAAAATGGAAAATGTGATTTTAAGAGCAActatcaattcaaaaggaaattTTCATAAAAACGGTAAGTGCATAAAGTTTAGATTAATGACGAGAGAGAATTGTGGATAGATTAATATGAATCAAAACTAATTCCTTAAATTGTGGGTTAGTGTTTAACTGTTTATGTTTACGAAATTGAAGGCCATTAAATAAGGTAAATAATCTTTAAAAATGCTATAattgtaaatgaatatgttgtttTTGGAATAAAGCAAAAATACTATtacttgtataaatattttttaataagaGTCCTACCGTGTAAAAATCTCCAAAAAGAAATTACTCCTCAAGATCAACCTGTTTCTATTGAAATGATAAACCAGCTCCTAGcaaattcatctttcggcattaCTAAGTCTCAAACATATTTAATTGTATATTAGAGTACAATTCAACCATTTGTCTTTCCTTCATCTTATGATACAATACTACGTGGCCCGGGCCCGGGCTATTCCAAACATCTATGTAAAAAAGTGGCCCGCTCAAAAAGTATGTCATATTTGTTCATAATTGTTTAGTAGGATAACCAAAAAAGGAAGCAATACCATCAGTTGACAAAATATTAACATAACATGCTTCATATTACGTACATTCATTTGTAGAATAAAGTTGTACAATTACATTCTTAAATATGCTTCCTTGAGAATgagaaatacaaaaaaaaaaaattattcatgtTCATGTTGGTGGTCTAACTTAAACATGCTGCAGTTGATTGCACATACTTTCATCTCAGTATCcgctgaaagaaaagaaaatcgagcTTTAGAATCAGAACATAGAATGTCAAGCTAAATGTCAGATGCTCAATACAAAGCAGAAGAGAGAATGCAACAATTGACAAATTTTGGAAGATTCTTAAGTTGCTTCTTCATAACTGAACAATTATATCTAAAGAGTAGGCTTAATAACCATAAATTAAACATAAATCATTTGGGGCTAAGGAGCTAATTGATACAGAGGATGACATTGAGCTTCATCTATCACTCTTTAATTATAATGTTCTATCTAAACAAAGTTCAAATGTGATAGATTTAAGAGAAAGCTTCGGACAACAGAAAGGAGGTTAAACCGCGTGCTAATTATATCATGCGCTTGAGTCaaatggcaaaaaaaaaaaaaaaaaatgctaaTTTACCTTCAAAATGTGTCTTTATAAGTTATGCTAGCATATGTTAGGTGCACCTTTGTCTTCTCCTTGGATTTTCAAGAAAAGCTCTATCAACCTGGAAAAAAAAACAGGAAGAAGTAATGATCTAATGTTGAGTGATATTTACTTCTACTCCCACaaataacatgaaacttaattgATAGACGTGCAGTCAAAACCACAAGAGGAAAGGTAAAAAAATTTAGCGGGGCTTTTCTCCTTCTCCAACCCAGCAAAGTTAAAATGTTAGTTAAGAATAATTAGTTGGATTTTCTGCTATACCCGAGTAAAGAAGTCAAATTTATATTTATGTTGTAGTTTGGTCAACAGATTAATGCATTTATTGAAGCCGTGTTCCAAAGGTTTTTATCATACCTTTTCATCATACTTTTTTTCTTGATAAGATTTCTAGTGCAATATAGGCCGGATTTCCTATTGCAGATTTGGGATGGAAATGCAAAGCTGCATAATAAACAAGGAAATACACTGGCCAGAAACTGAACTGAGAAAGAAACCAATCCCAACATAGATCATAGTTCTGGTTCATTGCCTTTTGCTGTTTTATACAGTAAGTAATTTTATTGACAATGGGAAAAGCTCCCATATACAAGAGGTACACTAAAGAGTACAGAACCTACATCAAACATGATTCTTTACGAAAGACATCCGGTCAGCAATACAAGTAGAAATCTCAAGGGTGTGCACCAAAAAGCTAGTTCATTGCTTTAGATTTTCCATTTATATATTTTCAGACATGGTGTAAAGCTCCCATCTAACAGAGTATTTTAGAGCTTAAATCAACACGAAACATTTGATGgaattcaagaaaataatcaCACCACAAGCTCGTAATCTAAGAGTAAACTAATGTTTCTACAAATAAACCAATTCAAAACAAATAGAGATCTCTGTAGTCCTTATACCATTGAGTGACAATAATTGATTCCTGATATAAGTTATTGGAAGAAAAACCTTGCATGAAGAGAAATAATCACGATAGGACAAATACATCAGTAACAATACATTCCAGGATAAGGAAGTGAAAGAAATAGCTAGTAAAATTTTGAGATGCCAGCTACTATGCAATAGAATGCAACTGAAAGCAGCTAATTATTGCTAGGTTTTTCTCAAGAAGAGGAAATAATTTGGTGGCTATGTGTTACATGGCAATCTTTGCAGCACTTCCAattacacacacacaaaaaaaaaaaaaaaaaaaagagcagaATTCTAGAATTTTATGTTACCTCATCTTTAGTGTCTAAGTTCCAACCTATTCACTGCAACCCCTTCTACTACATGCTTTTCATGCTGCCTTAGCTGACGAGCATTGGTGATCATGGAAAGAGTTATAGTTGGTAATAAGTTTCTTTTCTGCTTGTCTGTAGCTCCAACTCCACTTTCTACGTATTAAATAACCTAATCAAGCACAAAACAGTCTAAATATAAAAAGCATCTCCTAATAGAAGAATTATGAGTACCAGTATACTAAGGAGGTACTGGATCAGTTGAAAACCTATTTATTTTGAATGTGCACTTGTCGCAGCCACTTTTAATATCAGCAAGACCATTCTTGAGATTTTTTTTCTTATACCGCAGATAAATTTTATGTGACTAAACAGTAAACACTAAGTTACCTACATGTATATATCAATTTATCCTAATGGGGTATGTCAGTTAACAGATTAAGTTATATACagagtttaacttttgagtatCAAATGCACCCAGCTGTCTTACAATCATGTCATAGACAAACAACAAGTAAAACGATATATAAATCCATCAATAACTCTTTAGCTTTGAAGTAAGTAGTGAATGCATCATTTGAAAGATATTAACTGAAATTTTCTCATTTTCATTCATAGACATGTACAGATCTTCAGAATTGTCAGTTATTCTCAATTAGGTGCTCCAGGAAAAAAATGAGAAATACAATTTTATACAGAACTTTCAGATTAGCAGATATGGTACATAAACATTGGGGACTATTTGCTCCGCATATACTTGCACTCTTGTAGAGAATGAATACAGAAAAAGATCAAATTTCATGTCTCAAATGACATGGACTGTAAGAGCAATGCAAGTTTATAGTTTAACATGCTTGGAATCCCGGGATTTTGTCAAGGAAATGTAATATCAGTACAATAAACCTTGTGTTAGTTTCACCTCTGCTATTATTTTTTTACATTGAAAACAAGGAATCTGCATCAGGTTCTATTTAACATTTTGTGGATACTACAAACAAAGAACAAGTAATGTGGATCAACTTCTTCCCATAACTTAAAACAAAAGGGGTTAAATGGCAGTAAAAACCCCATTTCTAATCATTAAAAGTGTACTACGTTCTTGATTAATACAGTAGTCTCCTCATATACCAAACAAAGAGCTATTTAAATTATGATTGCAATCAGCCATAGAATGAAAAATATCATCAACACTAAGAAGTCACAACATAACTAAAAATACATATACAACATCACTCCGCATAGAAATTTTGTTATTCAAGTGATAGTACAATACTGTATGGGACTCTAAATAAGTACAACTATAGATCTGTTGTATAACATAAATATTTCATGAGCATTCACCCAACAAATCAAGAAGGCAAGTAACTTTATCCTTTTCCTAATCAAGTATTACAATAGCCAACCTCCCTTATGTACCTCATCCTTTCCCTTCGGAAGCTACCATAGCTTATAAGCAGTAACGAAATAAGGTAGTAGATTTTCCTCTACCATTGTTGTCTTAGGCAAAAAGAGTAAGAGAGATGACGCATAGAAggcttgaaaataaaattttagtatTTCACACAGATGCCCCACACTCTGGATTTCTTTCGACATTCTAATGATGCCAAGTGAATGTAGAAATTTGGAAGTTCTAAAAGATGGATCTCTTTTCTTTGTTCCAAGTTGGCTGATTCCTTGGTGTTCTAGATATGGTTTATTTAAGACCTGTAGTGTAATTTGGAAAATATTTGAAGCTGGTAAAGTGAGAGTCCGTAGTTGTCAAcactcaaaatccaactagtcatgatcgcacctaacccaacccgttaggtaagccaattaccaactatccaatttcaataataattattaaagcaatttaagtgaataaaggtcttaatttTGTACAatcctcaagaactggtagtacaaatcatgggcTTCTAAGTCCAATTGTACATatgaaggaaacacttctcgttatgttcaaatcgtcttaacacatcccgcggtcacatcatacccatcataccgc of Nicotiana tomentosiformis chromosome 7, ASM39032v3, whole genome shotgun sequence contains these proteins:
- the LOC104117289 gene encoding putative serine/threonine-protein kinase, which produces MDWSCFGAFQSCKNNRETQVQELATNNVRLFSYNSLRSATGHFHPSNKIGGGGFGVVYKGVLRDGSRVAIKCLSAESKQGTKELLTEINIISDTRHPNLVQLIGCCVESGNRMLIYEYLENNSLACALLGSKGKRVALDWPKRVAIILGTASGLAFLHEEATPPIVHRDIKASNVLIDENLQPKIGDFGLAKLFPENVTHLSTQVAGTVGYLAPEYALFGQLTKKADVYSFGVLLLEIISGRSSSKAAFGVDLLILVEWVWKLREEGRLLDIVDPELIEYSEAELLRFIKVALFCTQAAPTQRPNMKQVIEMLSKEVNLNEKLLTEPGVYRPHSSKRSSYSSLQKSSSRDKKGVQSVNPFATSTKFESFQSVTQMLPR